The segment GCGGCCTTCCGGCGGTTTCGACGCGTCGCGCGGACAGGCGACGTCGATGATCATCGGGATCACCCGCAAGGACAGCAACGCAGGTGCCACCGTGTACGTCGACGACGTGCAGGTCATTCGCCAGCGCTAGGCGACGGGTGCGCCCGGCGGTCAGTCCGCCGGGCGCACCATGCGCAGTTCCGTGCCGAGCACGCCGGGCAGGGTGCGCAGGGTGCGCATCAGGTCGGGCAGGGCGCGCACGCGCCAGTCGTCGCCGAGTTCGAGGCTGGCCTGGCCGACGCCGTTGCGATAGCCCGACAGCAGCAACGGGGTGCGGCCCCCGCGAAAACCCATCAGTGCGTGCTTGAGGTGGCGCGGGAAATCGCCGTCCACGCCGTTGAGCTTCAGCGTGAGCAGGCGGCCAAAGTGTTCCATCGCGTCGGAAAGCGAATACGCCTTGCGCGCGCGCAACTGGTAGCCGCCGGCGAAATCGTCGATGCGCAGGCCGCCTTCCACGACGATGATGTTCCCGCGCGTGAGCAGCGGTGCGGCATCGGTGAACACATCGCGGAAGAAGCTGGTTTCCAGCAGGCCGGTGGCGTCTTCGATCTGCACGAAGGCATCGCTCTCGCCACGCTTGCGCATGCCGACCACCATGCCCGCCACCGTCCACGGCGTTTCAGGACCACGACGGAAGCGACTGTTGTCCTCGTCGTCGTTGCGCCGCGGCTTCGGCGGCTGGTAACGCTGCGGAATCTCGCCGATGGGGCAGCTGGAGAGCTGCGCCAGTTCGGTTGTCCACGGGTCCGTCGGATGGCCCGAGAGATAATGGCCGAGGGTGTCGTGCTCGCCCTGCAGCAGCTGTTCCAGCGGCCACTCGGGCACCGAGCCGGAGAGCTCGATGATGCTGGGTGCTTCGGCATTACCGAACGCGTTGCCGAAGATGTCGACCTGCCCGGAGGCGCGGTTCTTCGCTTCCTGGTCGGCGGCACGCATGGCCTCGGGGATATGCATCACCAGCGTCGCGCGGTTTTCGCCCAGGCCGTCGAGCGCACCCGACTGCACCAGGGCTTCCATCACCCGCTTGTTGAGCTTGTTCGAACCGATGCGCTGGCAGAAGTCGACCAAGCCCTTGAACGGGCCACGTGCGGCGCGGTCGGCGGCGATTTCCTCGCAGATGCCCTGGCCCACGCCCTTGATCGCGCCCAGGCCGTAGCGGACCACGCGCGGCTCCACCGCCTCGAACATGTACGCGGACGCGTTGACATCCGGCGGCAGCACCTTGATGCCGATGGCCCGCGTCTCGTCGAGGAAGGTCACCGCCTTCTCGGTGTTGTCCATGTCCGACGAAATCGTCGCGGCCATGAACTCCGCCGGGTAATGCGCCTTCAGCCACGCCGTCTGGTACGAGACCAGGGCATACGCGGCCGCGTGGGATTTGTTGAAGCCGTAGCCGGCGAACTTCTCCATGAGGTCGAAGATCGCGTCGGCCTTGTCGCCTTCGATGCCATCCTTCGCGGCACCCTCGCGGAAGGTCGCGCGGTGCTTGACCATCTCCTCCGCTTTTTTCTTACCCATGGCGCGGCGAAGCAGATCGGCGCCGCCGAGGGTGTAACCCCCGACGATCTGCGCCATCTGCATCACCTGCTCCTGGTAGACCATGATGCCGTAGGTCTCTTTCAGGATGGGTTCGACGCGCGGGTCGGGATACTCGACGGCTTCCTTGCCGTGCTTACGCGCGCAGAAGCTCGGGATCAGGTCCATCGGGCCGGGGCGGTACAGTGCCACCAGCGCGATGATGTCTTCGAAGCGGTCGGCCTGGGCGTCTTTCAACATGCCCTGCATGCCGCGCGATTCCAGCTGGAACACCGCGACGGTCTGCGCTTTCTTCAGCAGCTCGTAGACTTTCGGATCGTCCAGCGGCAGCGATTCGATCACCAGCGGCTCGGTGCCTTCCTTCGCCCGGCGCGCATTGATCGCCTTCACCGCCCAGTCGATGATGGTGAGCGTGCGCAGGCCGAGGAAGTCGAACTTCACCAGGCCTACCGCTTCGACGTCGTCCTTGTCGTACTGGGTGACGACGCCTTCGCCGCTGGGTTCGCAGTAGAGCGGGGCGAAATCGGTGAGCGGCGTGGGCGCGATGACGACGCCACCGGCATGCTTGCCGGCGTTACGGGTGAGGCCTTCGAGGCTCAGCGCCAGGTCGATCAGCGCGCGCGGCTCTTCCTCGGTCTCGTAGACGTCACAGAATTCCTTGACGACGCGGTCCGTCTCTTTCTTCGACTTTTCGGTGCGGCCGAGCGCGTCGCCCAGCGTGAGGTCGAGCGGACGGTTCGGGATGAGCTTGGCGAGGCGGTCGACCTGGCCGTAGCCCATGCCAAGCACGCGGCCGGAATCGCGCAGCACCGCCTTCGCGGCCATGGAGCCGTAGGTGATGATCTGGCTGACGTGGTCGCGGCCGTATTTGCGCGCGACGTAGTCGATCACTTCGTCGCGGCGATCCATGCAGAAGTCGATGTCGAAGTCGGGCATCGACACGCGTTCGGGATTGAGGAAGCGCTCAAACAGCAGCTCGAACTGGAGCGGATCCAGGTCGGTGATCTTCAGCACCCACGCCACCAGCGAGCCGGCACCCGAACCACGGCCCGGACCCACCGGGATGCCGTTGTCCTTACCCCAGCCGATGAAGTCGGCCACGATCAGGAAGTAACCGGGGAAGCCCATGCCGATGATGACGTCCACCTCGCGATCGAGGCGCGCCTGGTAGTCGGCCAGTGTCTTGCCGGGCGCCAGCGGATGGTGGGCGAGGCGTTCGTCCAGGCCCTTCTGGGCCTGTTCGCGGATGTAGGTGTCGAGGGTGTGGCCCTCGGGCACCGGGAAGTCGGGCAGGTAGTACGTGCCAAAGGAGAGCTCGAGGTTGCAGCGCTTGGCCAGCTCAACCGTGTTTTCCAGCGCCTCGGGGATATCGGCGAACAGTTCGGCCATGTCGTCGGCCGATTTGAAGTACTGCTCTTCGCTGTAATAGCGCGGACGCTTGGGATCGGCGAGCACGCGGCCCTGGTTGATGCAGGTGCGCGCCTCGTGCGCGTCGTACCCGGAGCGCTCGAGGAAGCGGACGTCGTTGCTCGCGATCACCGGCAGGCCGTGTTCGCCGGCCAGCGCCATGGCGGCGCGCACCCAGGCCTCTTCGTTCTCACGGCCGGTGCGGGTGAGTTCGAGGTACAGGCGCTGCGGGAACAGGTGGCGCAGGAAGGCCAGCTTCGTCGAGGCGGCCGGCAAGCCTGAGCCCAGCGCGATGCGTGCCGTCTCGCTCTCGCGGCCGGCAATCGCGATCAGGCCCGAGACGGTGCCCGGGGTGAGCCAGCTGGCGT is part of the Luteibacter pinisoli genome and harbors:
- the dnaE gene encoding DNA polymerase III subunit alpha; the encoded protein is MSVRFTHLHLHSEYSLVDSTIRIKQLIAACVRAGMPAVALTDENNMFGLVKFYKQCTAAGIKPIGGCDIWVSSPDDPRPWRLTLICQDRDGYLNLSRLVSRAWREGQGTGRALVDASWLTPGTVSGLIAIAGRESETARIALGSGLPAASTKLAFLRHLFPQRLYLELTRTGRENEEAWVRAAMALAGEHGLPVIASNDVRFLERSGYDAHEARTCINQGRVLADPKRPRYYSEEQYFKSADDMAELFADIPEALENTVELAKRCNLELSFGTYYLPDFPVPEGHTLDTYIREQAQKGLDERLAHHPLAPGKTLADYQARLDREVDVIIGMGFPGYFLIVADFIGWGKDNGIPVGPGRGSGAGSLVAWVLKITDLDPLQFELLFERFLNPERVSMPDFDIDFCMDRRDEVIDYVARKYGRDHVSQIITYGSMAAKAVLRDSGRVLGMGYGQVDRLAKLIPNRPLDLTLGDALGRTEKSKKETDRVVKEFCDVYETEEEPRALIDLALSLEGLTRNAGKHAGGVVIAPTPLTDFAPLYCEPSGEGVVTQYDKDDVEAVGLVKFDFLGLRTLTIIDWAVKAINARRAKEGTEPLVIESLPLDDPKVYELLKKAQTVAVFQLESRGMQGMLKDAQADRFEDIIALVALYRPGPMDLIPSFCARKHGKEAVEYPDPRVEPILKETYGIMVYQEQVMQMAQIVGGYTLGGADLLRRAMGKKKAEEMVKHRATFREGAAKDGIEGDKADAIFDLMEKFAGYGFNKSHAAAYALVSYQTAWLKAHYPAEFMAATISSDMDNTEKAVTFLDETRAIGIKVLPPDVNASAYMFEAVEPRVVRYGLGAIKGVGQGICEEIAADRAARGPFKGLVDFCQRIGSNKLNKRVMEALVQSGALDGLGENRATLVMHIPEAMRAADQEAKNRASGQVDIFGNAFGNAEAPSIIELSGSVPEWPLEQLLQGEHDTLGHYLSGHPTDPWTTELAQLSSCPIGEIPQRYQPPKPRRNDDEDNSRFRRGPETPWTVAGMVVGMRKRGESDAFVQIEDATGLLETSFFRDVFTDAAPLLTRGNIIVVEGGLRIDDFAGGYQLRARKAYSLSDAMEHFGRLLTLKLNGVDGDFPRHLKHALMGFRGGRTPLLLSGYRNGVGQASLELGDDWRVRALPDLMRTLRTLPGVLGTELRMVRPAD